A genomic stretch from Styela clava chromosome 5, kaStyClav1.hap1.2, whole genome shotgun sequence includes:
- the LOC144423051 gene encoding uncharacterized protein LOC144423051, whose product MQPWERLSVDFKGPLKGPRPYLLVIIDEMSRFPFAFPCADMRSTTVLECLSRLFCLFGFPSFVHSDRGGSFSSHEFKFFLHFRGVSASRTTPYHPTGNAQCERMNQTLWRTVKLILKDKELKDPQWECVLPEALHAVRSLLCTSVYATPHELFLKFPRKSMLGKTLPTWLVTPGPVLVRKFVRNKDDPLCEEVDLLDANPNFASIKYKDGRESTVSTQDLAPLGCTDWVSLYDESNKSKGVVIPIEQNIESEEVQNTEIKNQPSTFEAEMTQVPVPSSVGRPTRMRKPPERYGD is encoded by the coding sequence ATGCAGCCGTGGGAGCGACTGAGTGTTGACTTCAAAGGGCCATTGAAGGGTCCCAGACCTTATTTATTGGTTATCATAGATGAAATGAGTCGGTTTCCATTTGCATTTCCCTGTGCTGACATGAGAAGCACTACGGTTTTAGAGTGTTTATCTCGATTGTTCTGCTTGTTTGGTTTTCCAAGTTTTGTGCATTCTGACAGAGGAGGATCTTTCTCATCTCATGAATTCAAGTTCTTTTTGCATTTTCGTGGAGTTAGTGCAAGCcgaacaactccatatcatcctACTGGAAATGCACAATGTGAGAGAATGAACCAGACACTGTGGCGAACCGTAAAATTGATACTCAAAGATAAAGAACTCAAGGATCCTCAGTGGGAATGTGTACTACCTGAAGCCCTTCATGCTGTGCGCTCTCTTTTGTGCACTTCTGTTTATGCCACTCCTCATGAATTGTTTCTCAAGTTTCCCAGAAAATCAATGCTTGGAAAAACGTTGCCAACATGGTTGGTCACACCAGGGCCCGTCTTGGTTCGAAAATTTGTTAGAAATAAAGATGATCCTTTATGTGAAGAAGTCGATTTACTAGATGCTAATCCAAACTTtgcttcaataaaatataaagatgGACGAGAGTCTACAGTATCAACGCAAGATCTAGCCCCTCTCGGATGCACTGATTGGGTATCACTTTATGATGAGAGTAATAAGTCAAAAGGGGTGGTAATTCCtattgaacaaaatattgaatctgaagaaGTTCAGAACACTGAGATCAAAAACCAACCTTCAACATTTGAAGCGGAAATGACCCAGGTACCTGTTCCAAGCAGCGTTGGAAGACCGACAAGAATGAGAAAGCCTCCTGAAAGATATGGCGATTGA